In Desulfovibrio litoralis DSM 11393, a genomic segment contains:
- a CDS encoding permease encodes MFTIILYCIALGSLVLSYSKNKEKTQVALKKSWKSFENILPQFLFILLIIGFILAIIDAKTISLLLGQESGFKGMVIAAIVGSITLIPGFIAFPLAASLLSAGAGYGQIAMFVTTLMMVGIVTLPLEIKFFGKNIAMKRNLFAFIYAVISSLIIGAIM; translated from the coding sequence ATGTTTACTATTATTTTATACTGTATTGCATTAGGTTCATTAGTTTTATCTTATTCAAAAAACAAAGAAAAAACTCAAGTCGCTCTAAAAAAATCATGGAAATCTTTTGAAAATATCTTACCACAATTTTTATTCATACTTCTCATAATAGGTTTTATTTTAGCAATCATTGATGCAAAAACCATTTCTCTTTTACTTGGGCAAGAATCAGGATTTAAAGGCATGGTGATTGCCGCCATTGTGGGTTCGATTACGCTGATTCCCGGCTTTATCGCTTTTCCTTTGGCGGCTTCGCTTTTGTCTGCCGGTGCGGGATACGGGCAAATAGCCATGTTTGTAACAACTTTAATGATGGTCGGAATTGTAACCCTACCTTTAGAAATAAAATTTTTTGGAAAAAATATCGCTATGAAACGTAATCTTTTTGCCTTTATTTATGCAGTTATTTCATCACTGATTATCGGAGCAATAATGTGA
- a CDS encoding DUF134 domain-containing protein has translation MSRPKKWRKVCCLPELTRFGPLGLVANAGCILKMSVEEYESIRLIDLEGMTQEECAENMHIARTTVQGIYNSARKKIAESLVNGKSLQIEGGQYKLCNGGKGEACCNGGCRKHQQKRPCEQGFETLNEGEGKNENSCFE, from the coding sequence ATGTCCAGACCCAAAAAATGGAGAAAGGTTTGTTGTTTGCCTGAACTGACTCGTTTTGGTCCTTTGGGTTTAGTGGCGAATGCAGGCTGTATTTTAAAGATGAGCGTTGAAGAATATGAATCTATTCGCTTAATTGACCTTGAGGGAATGACTCAAGAAGAGTGTGCGGAAAACATGCACATTGCTCGCACGACAGTTCAGGGAATTTATAACTCGGCAAGAAAAAAGATTGCCGAATCTTTAGTAAATGGAAAATCTTTACAAATTGAAGGTGGTCAATATAAATTATGCAATGGGGGGAAAGGTGAAGCTTGTTGCAACGGCGGTTGCAGGAAACATCAACAAAAACGCCCCTGTGAGCAAGGTTTTGAGACATTAAACGAAGGAGAAGGAAAAAATGAAAATAGCTGTTTCGAGTGA